In a genomic window of Variovorax paradoxus:
- a CDS encoding class I SAM-dependent methyltransferase yields MLWEKKVEQWSAAVRARANLPARLTLWDGKSYDFGDFSGPAVTLHVKSPSALSLMLEPTLANLGEAYVQSKIDIEGKLSDIIDIAYGLAKSSLDSGTGAGASALKNMARYFTHTKASDRKSIQYHYDVSNAFYQLWLDPNMVYSCAYFEHGDEDLETAQLKKIDHILTKIQLQPGQTLLDIGCGWGALVIRAARKFGARCVGVTLSQNQFELATERVKAAGLADRIEIRLQDYRDVSGQFDRITSVGMFEHVGRKNLPEYFQRVRALLADDGVVMNHGITSSDPEGGGVSYGGGDFIDRYVFPNGELPHIGLTLQSMQQGGLEAFDVENLRRHYARTLRLWSDAYEAHTEQVRAMVDEEKFRIWRVYLAGCAYAFENDDVAIYQIVGRKAGRAAKTLPWSRRYMYPSDPGLLAA; encoded by the coding sequence ATGCTTTGGGAAAAGAAGGTCGAACAGTGGAGCGCGGCCGTCCGCGCACGTGCCAATCTGCCCGCGCGGCTGACCTTGTGGGACGGCAAGTCGTACGACTTCGGCGACTTCAGCGGCCCGGCCGTCACCCTGCACGTGAAATCCCCCTCGGCGCTGTCGCTGATGCTCGAGCCGACGCTGGCCAACCTCGGCGAGGCCTATGTGCAGAGCAAGATCGACATCGAGGGCAAGCTCAGCGACATCATCGACATCGCCTACGGGCTCGCGAAGAGCTCGCTCGACAGCGGCACCGGCGCCGGTGCCAGCGCGCTCAAGAACATGGCGCGCTACTTCACGCACACCAAGGCGTCGGACCGCAAGTCGATCCAGTACCACTACGACGTCTCGAACGCCTTCTACCAACTCTGGCTCGACCCGAACATGGTCTATTCGTGCGCCTACTTCGAGCACGGCGACGAGGACCTCGAGACGGCGCAGCTCAAGAAGATCGACCACATCCTCACCAAGATCCAGCTGCAGCCGGGCCAGACCCTGCTCGACATCGGCTGCGGCTGGGGCGCGCTGGTGATCCGCGCGGCACGGAAGTTCGGTGCGCGCTGCGTGGGCGTGACCCTGTCGCAGAACCAGTTCGAGCTCGCGACCGAGCGCGTGAAGGCCGCAGGCCTGGCCGACCGCATCGAGATCCGGCTGCAGGACTATCGCGACGTGAGCGGGCAGTTCGACCGCATCACCAGCGTCGGCATGTTCGAGCACGTGGGCCGCAAGAACCTTCCCGAGTACTTCCAGCGCGTGCGCGCGCTGCTGGCCGATGACGGCGTGGTGATGAACCACGGCATCACCTCGTCCGACCCCGAGGGCGGTGGCGTCTCGTACGGCGGCGGCGACTTCATCGACCGCTACGTGTTCCCGAACGGCGAGCTGCCGCACATCGGCCTCACGCTGCAATCGATGCAGCAGGGCGGCCTCGAGGCCTTCGACGTGGAGAACCTGCGGCGCCACTACGCGCGCACGCTGCGGCTGTGGAGCGATGCCTACGAGGCGCACACCGAGCAGGTGCGCGCGATGGTCGACGAGGAGAAGTTCAGGATCTGGCGCGTGTACCTGGCGGGCTGCGCCTATGCCTTCGAGAACGACGACGTGGCGATCTACCAGATCGTGGGCCGCAAGGCCGGCCGCGCGGCGAAGACGCTGCCGTGGTCGCGGCGCTACATGTACCCGAGCGACCCGGGCCTGCTGGCGGCCTAG
- a CDS encoding VOC family protein, whose protein sequence is MFDHIGFRVRDLRAARRFYDAVAGALGLRTLDNSAHSFLLVRSAELTVPFVWIGTDQPAFWSGAHQVSASPIHLALSAKTPQEVDAFHRAALQAGGIDNGFPGPRGPAEMHYYGAYVLDPDGNNVEAGCRGAAS, encoded by the coding sequence ATGTTCGACCACATCGGCTTCAGGGTGCGCGACCTGCGCGCCGCGCGCCGCTTCTACGACGCGGTCGCGGGCGCGCTCGGCCTGCGGACCCTCGACAACAGCGCCCATTCGTTCCTGCTCGTGCGCAGTGCCGAGCTGACCGTGCCCTTCGTCTGGATCGGCACCGACCAGCCGGCCTTCTGGAGCGGCGCGCACCAGGTGTCGGCCAGCCCGATCCACCTGGCGCTCTCGGCGAAGACGCCGCAGGAGGTCGACGCCTTCCATCGCGCGGCGCTGCAGGCCGGCGGCATCGACAACGGTTTCCCCGGCCCGCGCGGGCCGGCCGAGATGCACTACTATGGCGCCTACGTGCTCGACCCCGACGGCAACAACGTCGAGGCCGGCTGCCGCGGCGCGGCCTCCTAG
- a CDS encoding (2Fe-2S)-binding protein, giving the protein MKVNGIERPLDVDGDTPVLWALRDVLGMTGTKFGCGMGLCGACTIHVDGAPTRACLTTVESVGKANVSTIESLAATRVGRALQKAWLDLDVVQCGYCQSGQLMSATALLSKNTAPSDEEIDAAMSGNVCRCGTYVRIRAGIKEAARALSGKAVA; this is encoded by the coding sequence ATGAAAGTCAATGGAATCGAACGCCCGCTCGACGTCGACGGCGACACGCCGGTGCTCTGGGCCTTGCGCGACGTGCTCGGCATGACCGGTACCAAGTTCGGCTGCGGCATGGGCCTGTGCGGCGCCTGCACCATCCATGTCGACGGCGCGCCCACGCGGGCCTGCCTCACGACGGTGGAATCGGTGGGCAAGGCGAACGTGAGCACCATCGAGTCGCTCGCCGCCACGCGCGTGGGCCGCGCGCTGCAGAAGGCCTGGCTCGATCTCGACGTGGTGCAGTGCGGCTACTGCCAATCGGGCCAGCTGATGTCGGCCACCGCGCTGCTGAGCAAGAACACGGCGCCGAGCGACGAGGAGATCGATGCCGCGATGAGCGGCAACGTCTGTCGATGCGGCACCTATGTGCGCATTCGCGCGGGCATCAAGGAGGCGGCACGCGCGCTCTCCGGAAAGGCGGTGGCCTGA
- a CDS encoding xanthine dehydrogenase family protein molybdopterin-binding subunit, producing the protein MLIDRLTEHAPADSPALSRRGFLSIGAALGGGLLIGVGLGAMPEAAEAAPAGTPPWTPNAFVKIAPDGRVTVTMGYIEMGQGTYTSVPMLIAEELEVDLAAVRVEHAPPDDKLYGNPLLGFQVTGGSTTIRAAYEPLRRAGATARTVLVQAAAQRWKVAPDSCKATRGEVVHAASGRRLKYGALVADAAKLPLPEKVALKAPADFRLIGTPAKRLDSPAKVDGSALYGIDAKVPGMKVATLAQSPVFGGRLRSVDDSKAKAVRGVRQIVRLDDCVAVVADHMGAAKKGLAALAIEWDGGANAGIDSAAIVESMMQASLQTGAVARNEGDDAAAMTGAAQRLEAVYEVPFLVHAAMEPLNCTVRVRPDGCEVWVGTQVITRARAAAAAASGLPVEKVTVHNHLLGGGFGRRLEVDSITRAVQIAKQVDGPVKVVWTREEDTQHDMYRPYFYDRVSAGLDAQGRPVAWRHRITGSSILKRWLPPAYNNGVDPETIDGAEKPPYALPNIRVEYVNHEPPVPTAFWRGVGPTHNVFVVESFIDELAHAAKADPVDYRRALLGANPRAKAVLELAAQKAGWGTPLPPQRGRGVSLQFAFGTFMALVAEVEVPKDGGEPVVRRVVCALDTGVVVNPDTVQAQVQSGVIFGISGALWGEATLKDGRIEQSNFHDVRPLRINETPAIETHIVASGEAPGGMGEPGTSGIAPAITNAIFAVTGKRVRRLPVSRGLTSA; encoded by the coding sequence ATGCTGATCGATCGACTGACGGAACACGCGCCGGCGGACTCGCCCGCGCTGTCGCGCCGCGGCTTCCTGAGCATCGGTGCCGCGCTCGGCGGCGGCCTGCTGATCGGCGTGGGCCTGGGCGCCATGCCCGAGGCGGCCGAGGCCGCACCGGCGGGCACGCCGCCGTGGACGCCCAATGCCTTCGTCAAGATCGCGCCCGATGGCCGCGTGACCGTGACCATGGGCTACATCGAGATGGGGCAGGGCACCTACACCAGCGTGCCGATGCTGATCGCCGAGGAGCTCGAGGTCGACCTGGCCGCGGTGCGCGTCGAGCATGCGCCGCCCGACGACAAGCTCTACGGCAACCCGCTGCTGGGCTTCCAGGTGACCGGCGGCTCGACCACCATCCGCGCCGCCTACGAGCCGCTGCGGCGTGCCGGCGCCACCGCGCGCACGGTGCTCGTGCAGGCCGCGGCGCAGCGCTGGAAGGTCGCGCCCGACAGCTGCAAGGCGACCCGCGGCGAGGTCGTGCATGCGGCCAGCGGCCGGCGCCTGAAGTACGGCGCGCTGGTCGCCGATGCCGCGAAGCTGCCGCTGCCCGAGAAGGTCGCGCTCAAGGCGCCGGCCGATTTCCGGCTGATCGGCACGCCCGCGAAGCGGCTCGACTCGCCGGCCAAGGTCGACGGCAGCGCGCTCTACGGCATCGATGCCAAGGTGCCGGGCATGAAGGTCGCCACGCTCGCGCAGTCGCCGGTGTTCGGCGGCCGCCTGCGCAGCGTGGACGACAGCAAGGCGAAGGCGGTGCGCGGCGTGCGCCAGATCGTGCGGCTCGACGACTGCGTGGCGGTGGTGGCCGACCACATGGGCGCGGCGAAGAAGGGCCTGGCGGCGCTCGCGATCGAATGGGACGGCGGCGCCAACGCAGGCATCGATTCGGCGGCGATCGTCGAATCGATGATGCAGGCCTCGCTGCAGACCGGCGCGGTGGCACGCAACGAGGGCGACGACGCGGCGGCGATGACCGGCGCGGCGCAGCGCCTCGAGGCCGTGTACGAGGTGCCGTTCCTGGTGCATGCGGCGATGGAGCCGCTGAACTGCACGGTGCGTGTGCGGCCCGACGGCTGCGAGGTATGGGTTGGCACCCAGGTGATCACGCGAGCGCGTGCCGCGGCGGCGGCCGCATCGGGCCTGCCGGTGGAGAAGGTCACGGTGCACAACCACCTGCTGGGCGGCGGCTTCGGGCGCCGGCTCGAGGTCGACAGCATCACGCGCGCGGTGCAGATCGCCAAGCAGGTCGACGGCCCGGTCAAGGTGGTGTGGACGCGCGAGGAGGACACGCAGCACGACATGTACCGGCCGTACTTCTACGACCGCGTGAGCGCGGGCCTCGATGCGCAGGGCCGGCCGGTGGCCTGGCGCCATCGCATCACGGGCTCGTCGATCCTCAAGCGTTGGCTGCCGCCGGCCTACAACAACGGCGTCGATCCCGAGACCATCGACGGCGCCGAGAAGCCGCCCTATGCGCTGCCGAACATCCGCGTCGAGTACGTGAACCACGAGCCGCCGGTGCCCACCGCGTTCTGGCGCGGCGTGGGACCGACGCACAACGTGTTCGTGGTCGAGAGCTTCATCGACGAGCTCGCGCATGCGGCCAAGGCCGATCCGGTGGACTACCGGCGCGCGCTGCTGGGCGCCAATCCGCGCGCCAAGGCCGTGCTCGAGCTCGCGGCGCAGAAGGCCGGCTGGGGCACGCCGCTGCCGCCGCAGCGCGGGCGCGGCGTGTCGCTGCAGTTCGCCTTCGGCACCTTCATGGCGCTGGTGGCCGAGGTCGAGGTGCCGAAGGACGGCGGCGAGCCGGTGGTCAGGCGCGTGGTGTGCGCGCTCGACACCGGCGTGGTGGTCAACCCCGACACGGTGCAGGCCCAGGTGCAGAGCGGCGTGATCTTCGGCATCTCGGGCGCGCTGTGGGGCGAGGCGACGTTGAAGGACGGACGCATCGAGCAGTCGAACTTCCACGACGTGCGGCCTTTGCGCATCAACGAGACGCCGGCGATCGAGACCCATATCGTGGCCAGCGGCGAAGCGCCCGGCGGCATGGGCGAGCCCGGCACCTCGGGCATCGCGCCCGCGATCACCAACGCGATCTTCGCGGTGACCGGCAAGCGCGTGCGCAGGCTGCCGGTGTCGCGCGGGCTGACGAGCGCTTGA
- a CDS encoding thioesterase family protein translates to MHDLAATDAVFVREDANTWRASELARGPWDPRAQHGGAPCGLLAHIAESAVEGEGWQLARLTVELIRPVPVDLLSSAATTEAGRTTARVEISLLAQGKPVAKAHALLVRTQPVVPPEAALQRPLAPALSMPAPSDCTAPLRIPGLPDVRSFYYTATESRVAAGDAAAPGPAAAWFRLRVPLVAGAANSPAMRAAAAADFGNGLSWVLPVERFNFANADLSLQLARQPVGDWIGLDAVTTVAPDGSGCTFSQLHDERGRFGFATQTLLVFAR, encoded by the coding sequence ATGCATGATCTCGCCGCCACCGATGCCGTCTTCGTGCGCGAGGACGCGAACACCTGGCGCGCCAGCGAACTCGCGCGCGGTCCCTGGGACCCGCGCGCGCAGCATGGCGGCGCGCCCTGCGGCCTGCTCGCGCACATCGCCGAGTCGGCCGTGGAGGGCGAAGGCTGGCAGCTCGCGCGGCTCACGGTCGAGCTGATCCGGCCGGTGCCGGTCGACCTGTTGTCGTCCGCCGCCACGACCGAGGCCGGCCGCACCACCGCACGCGTCGAGATCTCGTTGCTGGCCCAGGGCAAGCCGGTGGCGAAGGCGCATGCGCTGCTGGTGCGCACGCAGCCCGTGGTGCCGCCCGAAGCAGCGTTGCAAAGGCCGCTGGCCCCTGCCCTGTCGATGCCGGCACCGTCGGACTGCACGGCACCGCTGCGCATCCCGGGCCTGCCCGACGTGCGCTCGTTCTACTACACGGCGACCGAAAGCCGCGTGGCGGCCGGCGATGCCGCGGCGCCCGGTCCGGCCGCGGCATGGTTTCGATTGCGCGTGCCGCTGGTGGCCGGCGCCGCCAATTCGCCCGCGATGCGCGCGGCCGCCGCGGCCGACTTCGGCAACGGCCTGAGCTGGGTGCTGCCGGTCGAGCGCTTCAACTTCGCCAACGCCGACCTCTCGCTGCAGCTCGCGCGGCAACCGGTCGGCGACTGGATCGGCCTCGATGCCGTGACCACGGTCGCGCCCGACGGCAGCGGCTGCACCTTCAGCCAGCTGCACGACGAGCGCGGCCGCTTCGGCTTCGCGACGCAGACGCTGCTCGTCTTCGCGCGCTAG
- a CDS encoding Rieske (2Fe-2S) protein, producing the protein MRRFDDSSFGHGWFQAAYSEDLRKGEVQPLTAMGREFVLWRDMQGQAHAMDAHCPHLGTHLGHLGHGGRVCGTSLRCPFHGWQFSGDGACTDIPYSPNPRLEMRHLKSWPLVERNGLVMVWWHPRGIVPSFEVPAMPEHGDAQWSRYRRQRWEVATIWQEVQENIVDTTHFHHLHGVATLARLDRFEPAGPALHVNILHDFNTPRGRLPGFLQTSLYGPYFATVRFRIADLAEILFVDSVVPIEAGRVAVSFSLMARLQGIASPDMSLALIDEAIHQVSQDVPIWEHKMRWKRPSLAEGDGPIMRFRHWAEQFETEDEVPAPAPLRRIEIAAHA; encoded by the coding sequence ATGCGCAGGTTCGACGACTCCTCTTTCGGTCATGGCTGGTTCCAGGCTGCCTACAGCGAGGACCTTCGCAAGGGCGAGGTGCAGCCCCTCACGGCCATGGGCCGCGAGTTCGTGCTGTGGCGCGACATGCAGGGCCAGGCCCATGCGATGGATGCGCACTGTCCGCACCTCGGCACCCATCTCGGCCATCTCGGCCATGGCGGCCGCGTCTGCGGCACCTCACTGCGCTGCCCCTTCCACGGCTGGCAGTTCTCCGGTGACGGTGCCTGCACCGACATTCCCTACAGCCCGAATCCGCGTCTCGAGATGCGGCACCTGAAGTCCTGGCCGCTGGTCGAGCGCAACGGGCTGGTGATGGTGTGGTGGCATCCGCGCGGCATCGTGCCCAGCTTCGAGGTGCCGGCGATGCCCGAGCATGGCGATGCGCAGTGGTCGCGCTACCGGCGCCAGCGCTGGGAGGTCGCGACGATCTGGCAGGAGGTGCAGGAGAACATCGTCGACACCACGCACTTCCACCACCTGCATGGCGTGGCCACGCTGGCGCGGCTCGACCGCTTCGAGCCCGCGGGGCCGGCGCTGCACGTGAACATCCTGCACGACTTCAACACGCCGCGCGGCCGGCTGCCGGGCTTCCTGCAGACCTCTCTGTACGGCCCCTACTTCGCGACGGTGCGCTTTCGCATCGCCGACCTGGCCGAGATCCTGTTCGTCGATTCGGTGGTGCCGATCGAGGCCGGCCGCGTCGCCGTGAGCTTCAGCCTGATGGCGCGGCTGCAGGGCATCGCCTCGCCCGACATGAGCCTCGCGCTGATCGACGAGGCGATCCACCAGGTGAGCCAGGACGTGCCGATCTGGGAGCACAAGATGCGCTGGAAGCGCCCCAGCCTCGCCGAGGGAGACGGACCCATCATGCGCTTCCGCCATTGGGCCGAGCAGTTCGAGACCGAGGACGAAGTCCCGGCCCCCGCGCCCCTGCGCCGCATCGAGATCGCCGCCCATGCATGA
- a CDS encoding TetR/AcrR family transcriptional regulator yields MNCDSILRVTYRRTSKVEERMTLTRERIVLAALELVATHGYGGTTMPMVAATAEVSTGLLYQYFPSKTDLFDEVFRQASQREIDACAAAAASESGAGERLAAIIRTFAHRALKRPRLAWALLAEPAAPQIDEDRLRFREPYRAIFVTVIEDGIDSREFRAQNAHTSAAAIVGALAEAMIGPLALGVLSKRAAQRVVEDIVALCLAAVLDHAASAKRGQGTKAPVPPSAKETP; encoded by the coding sequence ATGAACTGTGATTCAATTCTTCGCGTGACCTACCGACGCACATCCAAAGTCGAAGAGCGCATGACGCTCACGCGCGAACGCATCGTGCTGGCCGCGCTCGAACTCGTGGCCACCCATGGCTACGGCGGCACCACCATGCCGATGGTCGCGGCCACGGCCGAGGTCTCGACCGGCTTGCTGTACCAGTACTTCCCGTCGAAGACCGACCTGTTCGATGAGGTCTTCCGCCAGGCCTCGCAGCGCGAGATCGACGCCTGCGCTGCCGCGGCCGCCTCGGAGAGCGGTGCCGGCGAGCGATTGGCCGCGATCATCCGCACCTTCGCGCACCGCGCGCTCAAGCGGCCCAGGCTCGCGTGGGCACTGTTGGCCGAACCCGCGGCACCGCAGATCGACGAGGACCGGCTGCGCTTTCGCGAACCCTATCGCGCGATCTTCGTGACCGTGATCGAGGACGGCATCGACAGCCGCGAGTTCCGCGCGCAGAACGCGCACACCAGCGCCGCGGCGATCGTCGGCGCGTTGGCCGAAGCCATGATCGGCCCGCTCGCGCTCGGCGTGCTGTCCAAGCGCGCGGCGCAGCGCGTGGTCGAGGACATCGTGGCGCTGTGCCTGGCCGCGGTGCTCGACCATGCCGCATCCGCGAAGAGAGGGCAGGGCACCAAGGCGCCCGTCCCGCCTTCGGCCAAGGAGACACCATGA
- a CDS encoding acyl-CoA dehydrogenase family protein, with protein MSDFIQPHPAPSNRFASDRTLHHTLERLLPAEVFADASPLFERMGERAMREIPALAATAEHNVPRHEPFDAWGRRVDRIEVDPAWHRLVDIGLEEGLVALPYENPYGEFTRVVQAGLVNLYDGAGAVASCPLVMTDGAARLLTLHDEALAARYKPKLTARQGGWTSGQWMTEKEGGSDVGQTSTVARPRGDGTWSLHGTKWFTSATTSQMALALARPDDAVPGSRGLSLFLVELRRPDGSWNHIAVRRLKDKLGTRALPTAELELEGTVAVPVGGIERGVAKIGDLLNVARLWASWGGPAGVGHLLMLARDYATRRRVFGQMLAEKPLHAQWIARITAEYEAMLALNFETALALNRQERGTGAPGLARLLAPLTKLACARQSIWAASELVESFGGAGYVEDTGIPRVLRNLHVHCIWEGTTSVLAHDVLRALRAPEAGEAFLADIDGRLSTLAGHGTRAPDAIVHARRTLAELMPRAQESDGRRLAWGMARTYQSVLLLEAAAWRQARKADGSGWTALRLFLQDALVPPVLPASDEELAALAFGRDTAVAS; from the coding sequence ATGAGCGACTTCATCCAGCCCCACCCCGCGCCGTCGAACCGCTTCGCGAGCGACCGCACCCTGCACCACACGCTCGAACGCCTGCTGCCCGCCGAGGTCTTCGCCGACGCGAGTCCGCTGTTCGAGCGCATGGGCGAGCGCGCGATGCGCGAGATTCCCGCACTGGCCGCGACGGCCGAGCACAACGTGCCGCGCCACGAACCCTTCGATGCCTGGGGCCGGCGCGTCGACCGCATCGAGGTCGATCCGGCCTGGCACCGCCTGGTCGACATCGGCCTCGAGGAGGGCCTGGTCGCGCTGCCCTACGAGAACCCCTATGGCGAGTTCACGCGCGTGGTGCAGGCCGGCCTCGTGAACCTGTACGACGGCGCGGGCGCGGTGGCCTCTTGTCCGCTGGTGATGACCGATGGCGCCGCGCGCCTGCTCACGCTGCACGACGAGGCACTGGCCGCGCGCTACAAGCCGAAGCTCACGGCGCGGCAGGGCGGCTGGACTTCGGGCCAGTGGATGACCGAGAAGGAGGGCGGCTCCGATGTCGGCCAGACCTCGACCGTCGCGCGTCCGCGCGGCGACGGCACCTGGTCGTTGCACGGCACCAAGTGGTTCACATCGGCCACCACCTCGCAGATGGCGCTCGCGCTCGCGCGGCCCGACGATGCGGTGCCGGGAAGCCGCGGGCTGTCGCTGTTCCTGGTCGAGCTGCGCCGCCCCGACGGCAGCTGGAACCACATCGCCGTGCGGCGCCTGAAGGACAAGCTCGGCACGCGTGCCCTGCCGACCGCGGAGCTCGAGCTCGAAGGCACGGTCGCGGTGCCGGTCGGCGGCATCGAGCGCGGCGTGGCGAAGATCGGCGACCTGCTCAACGTCGCGCGGCTGTGGGCCTCGTGGGGCGGCCCGGCGGGCGTGGGCCATCTGCTGATGCTGGCGCGCGACTACGCGACACGGCGTCGCGTGTTCGGCCAGATGCTCGCCGAGAAGCCGCTGCATGCGCAGTGGATCGCGCGCATCACGGCCGAGTACGAGGCGATGCTCGCGCTCAACTTCGAGACCGCGCTCGCGCTCAATCGGCAAGAGCGCGGCACCGGCGCGCCCGGGCTGGCGCGGCTGCTGGCGCCGCTGACGAAGCTGGCCTGCGCGCGCCAGAGCATCTGGGCCGCGAGCGAGCTGGTCGAGAGCTTCGGCGGCGCGGGCTATGTGGAGGACACGGGCATCCCGCGCGTGCTGCGCAACCTGCACGTGCATTGCATCTGGGAGGGCACGACCTCGGTGCTCGCGCACGACGTGCTGCGTGCGCTGCGCGCGCCCGAAGCGGGCGAGGCCTTTCTTGCCGACATCGACGGGCGCCTCTCGACGCTCGCGGGCCATGGCACGCGCGCACCCGACGCCATCGTGCATGCGCGACGCACGCTCGCGGAGCTGATGCCGCGCGCGCAGGAGAGCGACGGCCGGCGCCTGGCCTGGGGCATGGCGCGCACCTATCAATCGGTGCTGCTGCTCGAGGCGGCCGCATGGCGCCAGGCGCGCAAGGCCGACGGCTCGGGATGGACCGCATTGCGGCTGTTCCTGCAGGACGCGCTGGTGCCGCCGGTGCTGCCCGCATCGGACGAGGAACTCGCGGCGCTGGCCTTCGGGCGCGACACTGCCGTGGCGTCGTAA
- the mgrA gene encoding L-glyceraldehyde 3-phosphate reductase, giving the protein MTYLAASTRYESMPYRKVGRSGLVLPAISLGLWHNFGDTTPIATQRQLLRTAFDLGINHFDLANNYGPPYGSAETNFGRLLREDFRPYRDELIISSKAGWDMWPGPYGQGGGSRKYLLASLDQSLQRMGLDYVDIFYSHRFDPHTPLEETASALAQAVQQGKALYIGISSYSAGKTREMAALLREWKVPLLIHQPAYNLFNRWIEKDLLGATEEVGAGVIAFTPLAQGLLTDKYLQGVPADARINRPGGGSLKPEHLSDANIERARALNAIAQRRGQSLAQLALTWTLRDPRVSSALIGASRPEQIVDNVAALQGAPLSAEELAEIDRHAVEGGVNLWEKPSTDFA; this is encoded by the coding sequence ATGACCTACCTCGCCGCCTCCACGCGCTACGAATCCATGCCCTACCGCAAGGTGGGCCGCAGCGGCCTCGTGCTGCCCGCCATCTCGCTCGGGCTGTGGCACAACTTCGGCGACACCACGCCGATCGCCACCCAGCGCCAGCTGCTGCGCACCGCCTTCGACCTCGGCATCAACCACTTCGACCTGGCCAACAACTATGGCCCGCCCTACGGCAGCGCCGAAACGAATTTCGGCCGCCTGCTGCGCGAGGACTTCAGGCCCTACCGCGACGAACTGATCATCTCGAGCAAGGCCGGCTGGGACATGTGGCCCGGCCCCTACGGGCAGGGCGGCGGCTCGCGCAAATACCTGCTGGCCAGCCTCGACCAGAGCCTGCAGCGCATGGGCCTCGACTACGTCGACATCTTCTATTCGCACCGCTTCGATCCGCACACGCCGCTGGAGGAAACGGCCTCGGCGCTGGCCCAGGCCGTGCAGCAGGGCAAGGCGCTGTACATCGGCATCTCGTCGTACTCGGCCGGCAAGACGCGCGAGATGGCCGCGCTGCTGCGCGAATGGAAGGTGCCGCTCTTGATCCACCAGCCGGCCTACAACCTGTTCAACCGCTGGATCGAGAAGGACCTGCTCGGCGCGACCGAGGAAGTCGGTGCCGGCGTGATCGCGTTCACGCCGCTGGCGCAGGGCCTGCTGACCGACAAGTACCTGCAGGGCGTGCCGGCCGATGCGCGCATCAACCGCCCGGGCGGCGGCTCGCTGAAGCCCGAACATCTGTCGGATGCCAACATCGAGCGTGCACGCGCGCTGAACGCGATCGCGCAACGGCGCGGCCAATCGCTGGCGCAGCTCGCGCTGACCTGGACCCTGCGCGATCCGCGCGTGAGTTCCGCGCTGATCGGCGCGAGCCGGCCCGAGCAGATCGTCGACAACGTGGCCGCGCTCCAGGGTGCGCCGCTGAGCGCGGAGGAGCTCGCAGAGATCGACCGCCATGCGGTCGAGGGCGGCGTGAACCTCTGGGAAAAGCCGTCGACCGACTTCGCCTGA
- a CDS encoding dodecin domain-containing protein, with the protein MSNHVYKSLELTGSSTTSIEDAIQGAIAKAHETVRNIQWFTVVETRGHVTDGRVAHWQVTLKIGFTLE; encoded by the coding sequence ATGTCGAACCACGTCTACAAGAGCCTCGAACTCACCGGCTCGTCCACCACCAGCATCGAGGACGCCATCCAGGGCGCGATCGCCAAGGCGCACGAGACGGTGCGCAACATCCAGTGGTTCACCGTCGTCGAGACGCGCGGCCATGTGACGGACGGCCGCGTGGCGCACTGGCAGGTCACGCTGAAGATCGGCTTCACGCTCGAGTGA